The Bacteroidota bacterium genome window below encodes:
- a CDS encoding T9SS type A sorting domain-containing protein → MKKLFLIFFVLFFTNAFSQNWTLKLDGRSVWSLAQDRFGNLYAGGLTSSNSRIWKSSNQGNTWDTIFIGTGQTMWGFGFDTLGTPGNMYVANFSNGLLKSTNGGLNFTVMPTSLFMGKNPQGVTCSKAGNIYVTTATGFFRSTNGGVSFDTALTGYNCLPVLVDRSNQNIVYVGVTSAGGQGIGFYRSTDAGATFGPNLNPGKNGYNFVQKSDGTIYQVTTTSPYNVDKSTNQGLNWTTQGNATGAMRSVAIGILPGWIFVGGNGGVFSSTNDGATFTNYNLTGSVTPILSTGSRLFAGVSGTGAGLYYHDYPTSVSNNSLSVTDDYHLYQNYPNPFNPTTKIVYELKRANFISLKIYDALGNELKEIDNGFKNAGKYGINFIGENLSSGLYFARLNVDGNTLTSRLVLVK, encoded by the coding sequence ATGAAGAAATTATTTCTAATTTTCTTTGTATTATTTTTTACAAATGCTTTTTCTCAAAACTGGACATTAAAGTTAGACGGAAGAAGTGTTTGGAGCTTAGCCCAGGATAGATTCGGTAATCTCTATGCCGGAGGACTAACATCTTCAAATTCAAGAATCTGGAAATCTAGCAATCAGGGAAATACATGGGATACTATTTTCATAGGGACAGGACAGACAATGTGGGGATTCGGATTCGATACTCTTGGCACTCCGGGCAACATGTACGTTGCAAATTTTTCTAACGGTCTCTTAAAATCAACTAACGGCGGACTGAATTTTACTGTAATGCCGACTTCCCTTTTCATGGGAAAAAATCCTCAAGGAGTGACTTGCAGCAAAGCTGGTAATATCTATGTAACAACTGCGACAGGATTTTTCAGAAGCACTAACGGAGGTGTTTCTTTCGATACTGCATTAACCGGTTACAACTGCTTACCGGTTTTGGTCGATAGAAGTAATCAGAATATTGTTTACGTAGGTGTTACATCTGCGGGCGGACAAGGGATAGGATTTTACCGTTCAACAGATGCGGGCGCAACCTTCGGTCCGAACTTAAATCCCGGCAAGAACGGATATAATTTTGTACAGAAATCCGACGGCACAATATATCAGGTTACAACTACGTCTCCCTATAATGTGGATAAATCTACTAACCAGGGATTGAACTGGACAACTCAGGGAAATGCGACGGGAGCAATGCGAAGTGTTGCAATAGGAATATTACCCGGATGGATTTTTGTCGGAGGTAACGGAGGAGTATTTTCCTCAACAAATGACGGAGCTACTTTTACTAATTATAATCTGACAGGAAGTGTTACTCCGATACTTAGCACCGGTTCAAGACTATTTGCCGGAGTATCGGGAACTGGCGCAGGATTATATTACCATGACTATCCTACTTCTGTTTCAAATAACTCATTATCTGTTACCGATGATTATCATTTATACCAAAATTACCCTAATCCGTTCAATCCAACTACAAAAATTGTTTATGAATTAAAGAGAGCTAACTTTATTTCATTAAAAATTTATGATGCATTAGGTAACGAACTTAAAGAAATTGATAATGGATTTAAAAATGCAGGTAAATATGGAATTAATTTCATCGGAGAGAATTTATCAAGCGGATTATACTTTGCAAGATTAAATGTTGACGGTAATACTTTGACAAGCAGATTAGTTCTTGTAAAATAA
- a CDS encoding MOSC domain-containing protein, translated as MDKYILSEINIYPVKSLGGISLNESKVERRGLQYDRCWVLVGREDNIFISQREINTLCLFRPAFDNNGFKITNLNQSSSVNIPFGIETGEKADVTIWEDTCEAIHYSAEIDKWFSDITGYDCKLMYMPDTSRREADKDFAVGDDIVSFADAFPFLIIGQSALDNYNTISGNNFKMNRFRPNLVFTGGEAHLEDTWKKFNLNGTDFYSVKQCSRCNITTIEQETGIMGKEPLKTLATYRNFNNKIKFGTYCVPGKLTDSSVLKLDSEINILETI; from the coding sequence ATGGATAAATATATTTTATCTGAAATAAATATTTACCCTGTAAAATCACTTGGGGGAATTTCTCTCAACGAATCCAAAGTTGAAAGAAGGGGATTACAGTATGACAGATGCTGGGTCCTTGTCGGACGTGAAGATAATATTTTTATTTCACAGCGCGAAATTAATACCCTTTGTCTTTTTCGCCCTGCATTTGATAACAACGGATTTAAAATTACAAATCTGAATCAGTCTTCATCGGTAAATATTCCTTTCGGAATTGAAACAGGTGAGAAGGCTGATGTTACTATTTGGGAAGATACTTGCGAAGCAATACATTACTCTGCTGAAATAGACAAATGGTTTTCAGATATTACAGGATATGATTGCAAGCTGATGTACATGCCCGATACTTCACGAAGAGAAGCTGATAAAGATTTTGCCGTGGGCGATGATATTGTAAGTTTTGCCGATGCTTTTCCTTTTTTGATAATCGGTCAGTCCGCTCTTGATAACTATAATACTATTTCCGGAAATAATTTTAAGATGAACCGCTTCCGACCGAATTTAGTTTTCACGGGAGGTGAGGCTCATTTAGAAGACACCTGGAAAAAATTTAATCTTAACGGTACTGATTTTTACTCGGTCAAACAATGCAGCAGATGCAATATTACTACTATTGAACAAGAGACGGGAATAATGGGTAAGGAACCTCTCAAAACTCTGGCTACTTATAGAAATTTTAATAATAAAATTAAATTCGGGACTTACTGCGTACCGGGTAAATTAACTGATAGTTCTGTATTAAAACTTGACAGCGAAATAAATATATTGGAAACGATTTGA
- a CDS encoding XdhC family protein, with product MKETILWQFVQTELEAKNNVVLASVLSHQKGSPGKQGFKMAVSSSGKAYGSIGGGVMEKNFVEYCASNFLKGKSIFELKTLHHKTNTEFEKSGLICSGSETIYLHTFKEKDLSLIAKIQKAYYKPSNNYLKFKKGKIQILKKPDFNENYFFEISEKDNEWEYYEKAGYKYFAHIFGAGHVGFELSKILYGLDFHITVFDDRQNFPFLENNFYANEKVNLPYNRSGRHVNDSNYSYNFVVTSGYISDKESIKQIVNKKSRYIGLMGTQRKIKKIFNECVKEGIDRALLKRIKAPIGIDIGSATPEEIAVSVAAEVIKIKNELV from the coding sequence ATGAAAGAAACAATTCTTTGGCAGTTTGTGCAAACTGAACTTGAAGCAAAAAATAATGTTGTGCTTGCTTCAGTATTATCACATCAGAAGGGCTCACCGGGCAAACAAGGATTTAAAATGGCTGTATCTTCCTCTGGGAAAGCTTACGGTTCCATAGGCGGCGGAGTGATGGAGAAAAATTTTGTTGAGTACTGTGCATCCAATTTTTTAAAAGGGAAATCAATCTTTGAACTAAAGACTCTTCATCACAAAACTAATACCGAATTTGAAAAGTCAGGTTTGATATGCTCAGGCTCTGAAACTATTTATCTTCATACTTTCAAAGAAAAGGATTTATCACTCATAGCCAAGATTCAGAAAGCGTACTACAAGCCTTCCAACAATTATCTTAAATTTAAAAAAGGAAAGATTCAGATCTTAAAAAAGCCTGACTTTAATGAAAATTATTTTTTTGAAATATCGGAAAAAGATAATGAGTGGGAATATTATGAGAAGGCAGGATATAAATATTTTGCGCATATATTCGGTGCGGGTCATGTGGGGTTTGAACTTAGTAAAATTTTGTACGGACTGGATTTCCATATAACGGTTTTTGATGACAGGCAGAATTTTCCATTTCTGGAAAATAATTTTTACGCGAATGAAAAAGTGAATCTGCCATACAATAGGTCAGGCAGGCATGTAAATGATTCCAATTACTCTTACAATTTTGTTGTTACATCGGGTTATATTTCAGATAAAGAATCTATAAAACAGATTGTAAATAAAAAATCACGATATATAGGATTGATGGGCACTCAGAGAAAGATTAAAAAAATATTTAATGAATGTGTGAAGGAAGGAATAGATAGAGCTTTACTGAAAAGAATAAAAGCTCCGATTGGAATAGATATCGGCAGCGCAACTCCCGAAGAAATTGCAGTCAGTGTTGCGGCAGAGGTGATTAAAATCAAGAATGAGCTTGTCTGA
- a CDS encoding molybdopterin-dependent oxidoreductase yields MKNYDIINHVRGESQFIDDLNVPTGTLYATVYGSPSAHGKIIKLDLTEALAIKGVKDILTYIDIPGENQIGGIIQDEELLAAHEVHFMQMPVAIVVAESEFIAREASRKIKIEIEQHEVIIDPRDAFAKNKLIAPPRVFEGGNVDEAWAQCDFIIEGDCDSGGQEHLYLETQGAFAYPVEGGAIKIVSSTQGPTAVQRVASKVLGIPMNKIEVEVLRLGGGFGGKEDQASPWGAMAALAAFKLKKPVKLILPRHDDMRMTGKRHPYSSDYKLGLKADGTIIALEATYYQNSGASADLSPAVLDRTLFHAANAYHIPNVKVTGVMCKTNLPSNTAFRGFGGPQGKFVIESAIFKASEVMGIPAYEIQKKNLLSEGDEFHFGQKTKHCRAKISWEKMEEAFKVYDRIDVIEKFNSENDLMKKGYAFMPICFGISFTNTLMNQASALINIYTDGSVTFTTAAVEMGQGVNAKIKEVISRVLGISHDKIKTEPTNTSRNANTSPTAASSGADLNGHAAKIASSMLKDRLLRSAAAELKLPLYELSIKDEVVCHKGNPTELNWTDLVMKTYNKRISLQQQAFYATPNIFFDRVSNKGDAFFYHVYGTAYIEVTVDCLKGTYQFNTVKCMHDFGDSLNEVVDLGQAEGAIIQGLGWMTLEEVIYGKDGRLLSDLLSTYKVPDIHFAPEDMDVRFLGLTNPIGIMGTKAIGEPPLMYGIGGYFAIMNAVKAFRPGASFKISSPYTAEKVLMNLYSNENIDEKISSLKEAYADLLAEKETVK; encoded by the coding sequence ATGAAAAATTACGATATAATAAATCACGTAAGGGGCGAATCACAATTCATAGATGATTTGAATGTGCCGACAGGTACATTATATGCTACGGTGTACGGCTCGCCAAGCGCACACGGAAAAATTATTAAACTTGACTTAACTGAAGCACTTGCTATAAAAGGCGTAAAAGATATTTTAACTTACATAGATATTCCCGGTGAAAATCAGATTGGCGGAATTATACAGGATGAAGAATTACTTGCAGCTCACGAAGTACATTTTATGCAGATGCCTGTTGCAATAGTTGTTGCAGAAAGTGAATTCATTGCAAGGGAAGCATCAAGAAAAATAAAAATTGAAATTGAACAGCACGAAGTTATAATTGACCCGAGAGATGCATTTGCAAAAAATAAATTAATTGCTCCGCCAAGAGTTTTTGAAGGCGGCAATGTTGATGAAGCATGGGCACAGTGTGATTTTATAATTGAAGGCGATTGTGACTCAGGCGGACAGGAACATTTATATCTTGAAACACAGGGAGCGTTTGCTTATCCCGTTGAAGGCGGCGCAATCAAAATTGTTTCATCTACTCAGGGACCGACTGCTGTGCAGCGTGTTGCATCGAAAGTTTTAGGAATACCGATGAATAAAATTGAAGTCGAAGTGCTTAGATTAGGTGGCGGCTTCGGAGGAAAAGAGGACCAGGCTTCTCCATGGGGAGCGATGGCAGCTCTTGCAGCTTTCAAATTAAAAAAACCTGTAAAATTAATTTTACCGAGACATGATGATATGCGCATGACAGGAAAACGCCATCCCTATTCATCAGATTATAAATTAGGACTAAAGGCAGACGGAACTATAATTGCTCTTGAAGCAACTTATTATCAGAACTCAGGCGCATCAGCAGATTTATCTCCCGCTGTATTGGATAGAACATTATTCCATGCAGCAAATGCTTACCATATTCCCAACGTTAAAGTTACAGGTGTGATGTGTAAAACAAATCTGCCGTCGAATACAGCATTCAGAGGTTTCGGGGGACCACAGGGAAAATTCGTAATTGAATCTGCAATATTCAAAGCATCGGAAGTTATGGGAATTCCTGCATATGAAATTCAGAAAAAAAATCTGTTAAGTGAAGGTGATGAGTTTCACTTTGGCCAAAAGACAAAGCATTGCAGGGCAAAGATTTCATGGGAGAAAATGGAAGAGGCGTTCAAGGTTTATGACAGGATTGATGTTATAGAAAAATTTAATTCTGAAAATGATTTAATGAAAAAAGGCTATGCCTTTATGCCGATTTGCTTTGGTATTTCATTCACAAATACTTTGATGAATCAGGCAAGCGCTCTTATAAATATTTATACTGACGGAAGCGTTACGTTCACAACTGCAGCAGTTGAAATGGGGCAGGGAGTGAATGCAAAAATAAAAGAAGTTATCTCAAGAGTGCTTGGAATTTCTCATGATAAAATAAAAACTGAACCGACTAACACATCGCGCAATGCGAACACGTCACCAACGGCGGCAAGCTCGGGCGCTGACTTAAACGGTCACGCTGCAAAAATTGCAAGTAGTATGTTAAAAGACAGATTGCTTCGCTCTGCAGCAGCGGAATTAAAATTACCTTTGTATGAGCTTTCAATTAAAGATGAAGTTGTCTGTCACAAGGGAAATCCGACAGAATTAAACTGGACGGATCTGGTAATGAAGACTTACAATAAAAGAATAAGTCTTCAGCAGCAGGCATTTTATGCAACTCCGAATATATTCTTCGACAGAGTTTCGAATAAAGGTGATGCGTTTTTCTATCATGTGTATGGAACAGCATATATAGAAGTAACTGTTGATTGTTTAAAAGGAACGTATCAGTTCAATACAGTGAAATGCATGCATGATTTTGGTGACAGCCTGAATGAAGTTGTTGACTTAGGTCAGGCAGAAGGCGCGATTATACAGGGACTTGGATGGATGACACTAGAAGAAGTTATTTATGGAAAAGATGGCAGATTGCTTTCTGATTTGCTTTCAACATACAAAGTGCCGGATATACATTTCGCTCCCGAAGATATGGATGTGCGTTTTCTCGGACTTACGAATCCCATAGGTATTATGGGTACGAAAGCAATAGGTGAGCCGCCGTTGATGTACGGTATCGGTGGTTACTTTGCAATCATGAATGCGGTAAAGGCGTTCAGACCGGGCGCATCATTTAAAATTTCTTCACCTTACACTGCGGAAAAAGTACTAATGAATTTATATTCAAATGAAAACATTGACGAAAAAATTTCTTCGCTGAAGGAAGCCTATGCTGACTTGCTGGCGGAGAAAGAAACGGTGAAATAA
- a CDS encoding FAD binding domain-containing protein has protein sequence MHRHIKFILNNELIEADVNPAAVILDFIRDNQLTGTKEGCKEGDCGACTVLIGELKDNEVVYKSINSCLFPLGNVHGKHVVTIEGINQPGKELTPIQQAFVDKGASQCGFCTPGFIISLTGYLLSSDNLDATEALYSMDGNICRCTGHNSIIRAAQSITSKFNKLTGHDGSKLEVLTDYGFVPDYFVTVKERLAKIEKADFHREAKGTSSYFVSGGSDLFVQIPDVMMKSTVRFLYDNPEIKFIREENGHIFIGSTSTVNEVLNSKIMLKYFPSLFNFIELFGSLPIRNSATIGGNLNNASPIGDMTSFFLGLNSTIVLADQNDNQREIPMKDYYVSYKKTARNGDEYMKYLYFKIPENHYYFNFEKVSKRTYLDIASVNSTMLIEMNGDIINDVHISAGGVSAIPLYLRKTREFLLNKVLSPEVIKEAGEVAQTEIAPISDARGAAEYKKLLCKRLIYSHFIKLFPEIISIKDTVID, from the coding sequence ATGCATAGACACATAAAATTTATATTAAACAACGAGCTTATCGAAGCCGATGTAAATCCCGCTGCAGTTATTCTGGATTTCATTCGTGACAATCAGCTTACAGGAACCAAAGAGGGCTGCAAAGAAGGCGACTGCGGTGCATGCACAGTTTTAATCGGTGAACTCAAAGACAATGAAGTCGTTTATAAATCAATTAACTCATGTCTCTTTCCATTGGGAAATGTTCACGGGAAACATGTGGTGACTATAGAAGGAATTAATCAGCCCGGCAAAGAGCTAACACCTATACAGCAGGCATTTGTCGATAAAGGCGCATCTCAATGCGGCTTCTGCACTCCGGGATTTATAATTTCACTCACAGGATATTTACTTTCATCAGATAATCTTGATGCGACCGAAGCACTATATTCAATGGACGGAAATATTTGCAGATGCACAGGACATAATTCAATCATTCGCGCAGCGCAAAGCATAACTTCAAAGTTTAATAAACTTACCGGTCATGATGGAAGCAAACTTGAAGTTTTAACAGATTACGGCTTTGTACCTGATTATTTTGTTACAGTAAAAGAAAGGCTTGCAAAAATAGAGAAGGCAGATTTTCACAGAGAAGCAAAAGGAACTTCATCATATTTTGTATCAGGAGGCTCTGATTTATTCGTTCAAATACCGGACGTTATGATGAAATCTACAGTAAGATTTTTATACGATAACCCTGAAATAAAATTTATAAGAGAAGAAAACGGTCACATTTTTATAGGAAGTACTTCTACAGTTAATGAAGTACTGAATTCAAAAATAATGTTAAAGTATTTCCCGTCGCTTTTTAATTTTATAGAATTATTTGGCTCACTTCCTATAAGAAATAGCGCTACCATTGGAGGAAACTTAAACAACGCTTCTCCTATCGGAGATATGACTTCTTTCTTCTTAGGATTAAATTCGACTATCGTGCTCGCTGACCAGAATGATAATCAGCGTGAAATCCCCATGAAAGATTATTATGTATCCTATAAAAAAACTGCGCGTAATGGTGATGAATATATGAAGTATCTTTATTTCAAAATTCCTGAAAATCATTACTACTTTAATTTTGAAAAAGTATCCAAGAGGACTTATCTCGATATTGCAAGTGTGAATTCAACAATGCTTATTGAAATGAACGGAGATATAATCAATGATGTGCATATTTCAGCGGGGGGAGTTTCTGCTATACCACTATATTTAAGAAAGACCAGAGAATTTTTACTCAACAAAGTTTTATCACCTGAAGTAATTAAAGAAGCAGGCGAAGTTGCACAGACTGAGATTGCTCCTATATCTGATGCAAGAGGGGCAGCAGAGTATAAAAAACTTTTATGTAAGCGATTGATATACTCTCACTTCATAAAACTTTTTCCTGAAATAATTTCTATTAAAGATACAGTTATAGATTAA
- a CDS encoding DUF4406 domain-containing protein → MIIGVAGPYSAPTDEQRQKNLDAMNEAAARVLEKGHIPIIGMNAALPIVSIANIEDKYKATMDISLAVIDKCDAILMIGESHGANKERDLVKAKGLPVYYSVEEIPD, encoded by the coding sequence ATGATAATCGGAGTAGCGGGACCTTATTCAGCACCCACAGATGAGCAGAGACAAAAAAATCTTGATGCAATGAATGAAGCGGCGGCAAGAGTTTTGGAGAAAGGACATATTCCAATTATAGGAATGAATGCAGCGCTGCCTATTGTATCTATTGCAAACATTGAAGATAAATATAAAGCGACGATGGACATTTCATTAGCAGTGATTGATAAGTGCGATGCGATTTTAATGATAGGTGAAAGTCACGGTGCGAATAAGGAAAGGGATTTGGTGAAGGCAAAAGGTTTGCCGGTGTATTATTCTGTTGAAGAAATTCCTGATTGA
- a CDS encoding serine hydrolase encodes MIRLKYFLVLLVTVFLLKNSFADEYSDKLGELMNAYDKQQLFSGVVMLAKDGNVVFHKSYGYADWSKQTANNKQTIFFIASITKTFTREIVNQLEKEGKLSFSDPLSKYVSIFPDAIGNKITIQMLLEMKAGLGDYLRDPNYRQHAENFRTINDYLQLIKNEPLLFEPGTNTEYSNSGYAVLGGVIEKASGKSYADNLKERFFEPLGMKNSYYRQMDDMIPNSAMGSEINFANKKRSMPMEISPSPAGGIFTNAEDMLKFDAYMRKAHPSNGEIVAGGTPTWNSIFAQYKSGYTLIVLSNFGRVAEEVEERFRKILKNEKYTEPKLPLGMTLYKTLEDNGIEGLEKDLKNILQQNDFMYNDMHLNKFGYELVQAGENDLALEVFKLNAKLFPDVPNVYDSLGEAYMNAGNNELAIANYKKVLEMRPQNENARRMLEKLQK; translated from the coding sequence ATGATAAGACTAAAATATTTTCTCGTTCTCTTAGTTACAGTTTTTCTTTTAAAAAATTCATTTGCTGATGAGTATTCCGATAAGCTCGGAGAGCTAATGAATGCTTATGATAAACAGCAGTTGTTTTCAGGAGTAGTTATGCTTGCAAAGGACGGCAACGTTGTATTCCATAAATCATACGGTTACGCTGACTGGAGTAAGCAAACTGCTAATAATAAACAGACAATATTTTTTATAGCATCTATCACGAAGACTTTTACACGTGAAATTGTAAATCAGTTAGAGAAAGAAGGCAAGCTTAGTTTCAGTGATCCGCTTAGTAAATATGTTTCAATCTTTCCTGATGCAATAGGGAACAAGATTACAATTCAAATGCTCCTTGAAATGAAAGCAGGGTTGGGCGATTATCTCAGGGACCCGAATTACAGACAGCATGCAGAAAACTTCCGGACTATTAATGATTACCTCCAGCTTATAAAAAATGAACCTCTGTTGTTTGAACCCGGCACAAATACTGAGTATTCAAATTCAGGTTATGCCGTTTTAGGCGGAGTAATAGAAAAAGCTTCGGGAAAATCGTATGCAGATAATCTTAAAGAAAGATTCTTTGAACCTCTTGGAATGAAAAATTCTTATTACAGGCAGATGGATGATATGATTCCAAACTCAGCAATGGGAAGTGAAATAAATTTTGCCAATAAAAAAAGAAGCATGCCGATGGAAATTTCTCCTTCACCTGCGGGCGGGATTTTCACAAACGCAGAAGATATGTTGAAGTTTGATGCTTATATGAGAAAAGCTCATCCTTCAAACGGTGAAATTGTTGCGGGCGGAACTCCCACATGGAACTCAATATTTGCCCAATACAAAAGCGGATATACATTGATTGTGCTCTCAAACTTTGGCAGAGTTGCCGAAGAAGTGGAAGAAAGATTCCGTAAGATATTAAAGAATGAAAAATACACTGAACCGAAACTGCCATTAGGGATGACGTTATATAAAACATTAGAGGATAACGGCATTGAAGGTCTTGAAAAGGATTTGAAAAATATTCTTCAGCAAAATGATTTTATGTACAATGATATGCACCTGAATAAATTCGGTTATGAACTGGTGCAAGCCGGTGAAAATGATTTAGCATTGGAAGTTTTTAAACTGAATGCAAAATTATTCCCCGATGTCCCAAATGTTTATGACAGTCTTGGAGAAGCATACATGAATGCAGGCAACAACGAACTTGCTATAGCAAATTACAAAAAAGTCCTTGAGATGCGCCCGCAGAATGAAAATGCAAGGAGAATGCTTGAGAAGCTGCAAAAGTAG
- a CDS encoding DUF3996 domain-containing protein — translation MKKLFFLAIFIVTISANLSKAQSNSGFGLGIIVGEPTGVSFKGWLDSKSAVDGALAWSFLNNGSFHVHVDYLRHVNIESTPSGEFNFHYGIGGRLKAKTNDNGNSNDARFGARIPLGLDYNFSSEPIELFLEVAPVLDFSPKTDASFNGALGVRFYFH, via the coding sequence ATGAAAAAATTATTTTTCCTCGCGATTTTTATAGTGACAATTTCAGCAAATTTATCTAAGGCACAAAGCAACAGCGGCTTTGGTCTTGGTATTATTGTCGGCGAGCCGACAGGTGTTTCATTTAAAGGATGGCTTGATTCAAAGAGCGCAGTTGATGGAGCATTGGCATGGTCATTTTTAAATAACGGTTCATTTCATGTACACGTTGATTATCTTAGACACGTTAATATAGAAAGCACTCCTTCAGGAGAATTTAACTTTCATTACGGTATCGGCGGTAGACTGAAAGCAAAAACAAATGATAATGGAAACTCAAACGATGCAAGATTCGGAGCAAGAATTCCTTTAGGATTGGATTACAATTTTTCCTCAGAGCCTATAGAACTGTTTCTTGAAGTCGCTCCTGTTTTGGATTTTAGTCCAAAGACAGATGCCTCATTTAACGGAGCATTAGGCGTGAGATTTTATTTTCACTAA
- a CDS encoding DinB family protein, whose amino-acid sequence MNSKVQLLKWMLEDVRAETLKGIEGLNKEQFFKAPLEGEFPIGAFLMHFGEVDTFWYSQLTGEQMPDELRKRVYENCWFDCPAEEFNPPKEAPEVNEYLDAISETRKILFEYMDKMNDKDLDIFVRLKKNGEPMTKKWIIYHLIEHEAHHRGQMFMLIRKGKLRE is encoded by the coding sequence ATGAATTCAAAAGTACAGTTATTAAAATGGATGCTTGAAGATGTAAGGGCTGAAACATTAAAAGGTATTGAAGGACTTAACAAAGAACAATTCTTCAAAGCGCCGCTTGAGGGAGAGTTCCCAATCGGCGCTTTTCTTATGCACTTTGGCGAAGTGGATACATTCTGGTACTCGCAGCTTACCGGAGAGCAAATGCCGGATGAACTCAGGAAACGGGTTTATGAAAACTGCTGGTTCGATTGTCCCGCAGAGGAATTTAATCCGCCGAAAGAAGCTCCCGAAGTAAATGAATATCTGGATGCAATTTCCGAAACGAGAAAAATTCTTTTTGAATACATGGATAAAATGAATGACAAAGATTTAGATATTTTTGTGAGACTAAAAAAGAACGGAGAGCCGATGACTAAAAAATGGATAATTTATCATTTAATAGAGCATGAAGCCCATCACAGAGGACAAATGTTTATGCTTATCAGAAAAGGAAAACTGCGGGAGTAA
- a CDS encoding HAD hydrolase-like protein produces the protein MKKIKALFTDIGGVILTNGWDHICREKAIVKFKLEPDKEEINERHHLTYDTFELGKIDLTTYLKRTVFYQKRNFTQKEFKDFMFLLSTPFPDMINLIREVKSKNNLRTLVISNESKELNNYRIKKFRLKEIIDGFISSSYVNMRKPDEGIFRMALDISQYEPDEVVYMDDRMMFVEIANSLGINGIQHTDIESTKQKLQSFGLKI, from the coding sequence ATGAAAAAAATAAAAGCGCTGTTCACAGATATAGGCGGAGTAATACTTACAAACGGATGGGACCACATCTGCAGAGAGAAGGCGATTGTGAAATTCAAACTTGAACCTGATAAAGAAGAAATTAATGAAAGGCATCATCTCACATATGATACTTTTGAGCTTGGCAAAATTGATTTAACAACTTATCTGAAAAGAACAGTATTCTATCAGAAAAGAAATTTCACCCAGAAGGAATTCAAGGATTTTATGTTTTTGCTTTCAACTCCTTTTCCCGATATGATAAATTTAATAAGGGAAGTTAAATCTAAAAATAATCTGCGGACGCTGGTAATCAGTAACGAATCAAAAGAGCTTAACAATTACCGTATAAAAAAATTCAGGCTGAAGGAAATAATTGACGGTTTCATTTCATCAAGTTATGTAAATATGAGAAAACCTGACGAAGGGATTTTCAGAATGGCGCTTGATATTTCCCAGTACGAACCCGATGAAGTCGTTTATATGGATGACAGAATGATGTTTGTGGAAATAGCAAACTCACTGGGCATTAACGGAATTCAACATACAGATATTGAATCAACAAAACAAAAGCTGCAAAGCTTTGGACTTAAAATTTAA